The sequence below is a genomic window from Plasmodium gaboni strain SY75 chromosome 10, whole genome shotgun sequence.
GATACAAATGTAGATCATTATATAgcatatgaatattataaggAGGACCGTACagaatttatattaacTATCATgaatgaacaaaataataataataataataataatcacCAAGAAACTCAAAGTGTAGAAATGGAAAAgtcaaaaaaaaaaaaaaaggacCATTATATGGACcatacaaataataattattctCATGATGatgatcataataataatatacacaacacatttaataattctgaaagaaataataatgattataataatacatcttctttttattttgataagATATACAAAACATTTAGCGATCATGTAATAGGAAGTAATGGAAATATTCAggatgaagaaaaaaaaaatttatatgatggaactgttttttatatagaaacattaaatgaattaagaattattaatatattattttcagATTCATGTAATGAATTACATAGTGATACTTGTGGAGTGCTAGTACATATATGGAATCCATCTAAAGAAGCTATCAAAGGTAGATTAAAATTACAATGttttataaacaaaaaagataaatatacTGATGAAAAAAATCTTGTTTATGAACAAGGAGtatatcattttttgtttttttttaaagtaCCTTTAGaaacatttttatcattcAAAAATTGTACTGTGCATGCATATGGAGCTTTCCAATTATATGACATGCAAActtatattaattataaaaaaagtttCTTTAGAagatttttttatcatcaaCCTAAAGAAATTAATGGTATTGAATTATATGCTCAAGGTATAAACAAATTTATTTGTTGTCAAGAAGATATTCATATTTgtgaaattaaaaatataccTCAATGTAATACAAAAGAATCTCTTAATCTAATAAgtgtatttttttctttactTATTCTTTCTcttattattcttatatatttaactggaaataaaaaaaaaaaaaatgaaaacacacaagaaaatattgaaaGTACTCAAAATGTTTCTCTTAACCAAAACGGACcacaataaaatattaaacgggaaaataaataaataaatatataaatatataaatatataaataaataaataaatatatatatatatatatatatatatatatatatgtattaataatatcGCCCCTTATCTGTTcctataatatatacatcaAGGGATAAGAGAATGAcataacaatatatatgcatatatttgtacacatttttaaatatatatatatatatatttatttatttattttcctttGTTTATgtgtcttttttttttttttttttaaaccTCTCCAACTTTTATATgaaccaaaaaaaaaatatatacatatacacctatacacatatatacatatgaCATAATGATAACATTTTGTtctctttttatttttataaaatatgtaactacaacatattatatatatatatatataatatttttacatttattattgcttcaatttattatttaaacCTTCATAACCAACACATgcaacaacaacaacaaaaaatatatatatataaaataaaatataagaaaacctcaaaaatatatacatatgtaataatttgaactgttaaaatatttattaaataaacaaaaaaaaaaattacatgttgtataaaagtataatatttaaaaaaatatgcaTGCATACAACTGCTCTCCGCACACAATgatctttttttttataaatatagagAAGGgttctaaaaaaaaatatatatataaataaataaacacataaacacatacatacatatatatatatatatatttgatatatattttatatatattttatatatatttgatatatattttatatatatttgatatatattttatttttttttattttgtaaccaaaatgattttaaatttaaatgtaattttttttttttttttgaaaaaataatgaatgAAGACAGTGTATGTTCATTCAGTTCTGTGACAGATGATATTGATGttgatgatgatgattCCTCTTTTAAGAATCAGAAAATTTTAGAGAAAGGAGGATTGTATGAAGAGAAGGAAGGTGCAAAAAATTGGTTTGCTGTTgagaatataaaattaagaaataaattaaaaaaaatcaaatataaatatgaaaagCTACAAAGAAATTTGAATAGGAAGtaagaacaaaaaaaaaaaaaaaataaaaaaaaataaataaaaaaaaaataaataaaaaaaaataaataaataaaaacaaataaaaaaaaaaaacaaatgaatggttgtaattttatatagttgttatatatacattaaacaatttatattatatatatatatacatatgtatatatgtttgtataacctttttgttttttatataagaTACGAGCTACTGAAAAACAAACAAGATAACGTGCGCAATGAAAATTTGTATGTAGAAATTGATAAACTCCTAAAGAAAAGGAGGAAAGGAAAAACATACAAGAATTCATATATTCAGACAGATATAACTTTTTTAAACAATCGATTTATAACATGGGATAGCTATTTTGAAGATAgtgaaattaaaaaatgttctAGTGATGGTGATATAgagatattaaaaaaaagaaggttatcaaaaaatatcaGTGCAATTAAATTTACTAATGCTTTTAAACATATAActaaaaaatttaattttaatgaaagatataataaaaaaaaagaaaacaaaaatttatatcatattcCAGATGGAAATAaagattattatatttctataaaagatataaataataataacaataataatgataataatatatttaatcATGTTAAAGAATATATCAACGAAAGAAATGatttcatttataaaaatcatGAAATACATAAGAATCgatttttatataacttttatacaaatgatgatataatctatataaaacaaattaCAGAAAAGAGTTCTAATGTTCTTAAAGAcattaaattaaaaaataatgttcataataattataataaattaaaagaaacAACTCATCATTATATTAACAACAATACAGACTATTACCCAAATAAACAAActaatgaaataaataattctttatataataaacaacATGATCAgtttattataaaaaataatcataatgttaatatatCTGAAAATATTCAgaaagataaaaaatatataaaaaatcaACATAATAACAACCATTTTATAAAcaataaagataatataaattcaaATACTATAACAAACGAACAAActaaaaaagaagaaaataatacaaaaaagaaaaaaaagaaaaaaaaaaaaaaaaaatttccCATTCAATTTAATACAACAAATATACATAATCATCATAACTTAAGTTGTAATAAAttcaatataaaaaaaaacaaacaGACATATAAAGATGtacttttaaaaaatattaaaatgaaaCTGAATCAAActtgtaataatattgtaaaggtaaatgaaaattattCAGATCATAACAAACAAATACaatgtattaaaaaaactCCTGAAAATTTTCAAGCACAAAATCTTAAACATTCATACAGCACATTCcaatttttaaaaaatccTCACAAGCAAAAtgaaacaaataataatcatagTAATACTATacataatgataatattgatCATCATATGAACAATAAGAATTATCTAACCACAAACGAAATTTTATcaaaggaaaaaaaaaaaaaaaatatttttaatagtcaaaaattttttattgaaaatatatatctcAAGCAAAATGAATTACAATCACAATTAAGGAATCAAcaaaaggaaaaaaattatatatctCAACAAGAATGTGAAAAATATCCACATGAAGATAACGATGAAAAATATCCACATGATTATaaagatgaaaaatatCCACATGATAATATAGACCAAAGTGCTCTCTTAACAAATAACCAAATAACACctcatataaaaaatgtacagaaaaaaaaaagaaaaaaagacaATTCTATTACTAATAGTAACAAAGAGGATTCAAATTATaatgaacatataaataataattcttattataatttgtttAATATAGACGATTCagatattattttgaatgaaaacaattttgtttttaataatattgataagagtattgaagatataaaaaaaatttccttacaatacaaaaaaaaggCATTCCTTTTCtatttataagaaaatacatatatatatatatatatatatatatatatatatataaaataagtTGTATTATCTTTCTTATGTACTACACTTCTGAAgcatattatttttttccatcaaaatatttcaaatactttttaaaaagtgAAAAAAGTTTATTacatcatatataaaatataaaatataaaatataaaatatccataaataaataaaatgaaataaaaaaaaaaaaaatacatccatccataatatatatatatatatatatatatatatatatatatatgattgATATATAcgttttattatatatatatatatatatatatataatttcaagtaaataaaaaaaaatttattgGTAACAATATAACATTAGATTAAAAGgacataaataaataaaataaataaaaaaaaatgttttcatatagagaaaaaaattgtatctacacatataatagttgtattattatttattgttattcttattatatatatatatatatatatgacatatattaaataaaaaatattaaattagttcatttgataaaaaaagttataattcatacaaaaatatttttggCTATAACAATCTAAAACAAAAAAGTATTTTGCCCCTAAACAATTATgatattaaataaaatatggacatgaatgaataaataaataaatatatatatatatatatatatatatatatatatatatatttatatttatatttatatttatatttatatttatatttttatttttttatttttttattttgtattatcCACCCTTTTAATCTTCCAATTCTTCATTTATCGATTCATTAGAATCattaatattcatattattttcttccAATAATTCAGTTCTTCTAACCCTAGACAACATGGACTCTTCAGATTTGTTTCCTTTCTTACTATATAACAATTCATTACTATTACTatacaaattattattcatataattacTATCTGTTGTTGTATGGgttttattaaatgatacTTTTTTTgcataaaaaaattctaTAAATACCTTTTCATCTTCtattacattattattattatcatcatcatgATTGGTTTCATGACTACCTTTAACTTGCATCTTATCTTTCCATTGCTTATATATGTCTCTCACACtttcataattattcattttcACAGTATTAATACTACCTTTGCCTTTAGATCTACTATTGCTATTcgttttattattattagtagtagtacttttattatttttactatccattataataacaaattTAGAAACATACTCCCATGAAGCTTGAATTAACTTTTCTTTACATTCAACATCATTAcatatataacaaaatttatcaatatatttaccaataaaaattataaattcCTCAATCTTTTCAAGTACTTGAggtgataataattttgtcACAGacttaatattattatttgtattgTTCATATGTTCTTCCTTCTCATACGAATTGGTAGTTGTTATATCACTTGTTGATTTTCCTCCTCTTCTTCCTCCTTCCATTTTCTTATAATCCATATCTCTTCTTGTACTTGTTCTTGTACTTGTTCGTGTACCCGTTCTGGTTCTTCTTCCTCTTCCTGATAATAATACATCCTCTTGTTGATCCTGCTCAAGAACCACCAGCTGTGATTGATTTTCCTCTTCATTCACTTGATTCGCATTTTCTAcagataataatattaccttctttattaattttaataattttttatatttcttcatatatttctttacAAGCTTCTTTATACAATGTTGTTGTTCTTCATAATCcatatcatttatattcaaattttttattttatcaaatatttcattttcatcaaCTATCTTTCTGCGTTTTCTTTTTCTCTTGTcttttttctctttttttcgcctttttaatttctttttcttcttatCCACCACTTTACTACGTTTTTTACGTTCCAAAGTATCTCCAtcttcatatttatattcacCATTTGCACCCACACTTGATGTATCTAAcatttcattatttttattatatttattattccTATTATAATATCTACTGTTTCTTCGTCTTTTCCTTTTTCCAGTTTCTTCTTCCTCCTCATCATCGTCATCCTCGTCTTTATCATCCTCTTCTTCATCATCGTCGTCctcttcatcatcatcctcttcatcatcatcCTCTTCATCATCGTCGTCTTCCTCCTCCTCTTCGTCATATTCATCTTCTTTACTTCTTATACTTTTATCTTCAGTAGATGATGAAGAATCAGAAGATTCAATACATACAATCGTTTCATTCTTTgcattttttaatattgtCGATTTAGTTTTCCTTTTTTCAATTACAGGAAATCTTAATGGTAAACTTTTCAAGTTGGGATCAatttcatcatcatcatcatcatcgTCATTATAATCGTCATTATAATCGTCaataatatcatcattatattcattatcattaaaCTTTGATCCTCTTTCATCAT
It includes:
- a CDS encoding hypothetical protein (conserved Plasmodium protein, unknown function), which gives rise to MNEDSVCSFSSVTDDIDVDDDDSSFKNQKILEKGGLYEEKEGAKNWFAVENIKLRNKLKKIKYKYEKLQRNLNRKYELLKNKQDNVRNENLYVEIDKLLKKRRKGKTYKNSYIQTDITFLNNRFITWDSYFEDSEIKKCSSDGDIEILKKRRLSKNISAIKFTNAFKHITKKFNFNERYNKKKENKNLYHIPDGNKDYYISIKDINNNNNNNDNNIFNHVKEYINERNDFIYKNHEIHKNRFLYNFYTNDDIIYIKQITEKSSNVLKDIKLKNNVHNNYNKLKETTHHYINNNTDYYPNKQTNEINNSLYNKQHDQFIIKNNHNVNISENIQKDKKYIKNQHNNNHFINNKDNINSNTITNEQTKKEENNTKKKKKKKKKKKFPIQFNTTNIHNHHNLSCNKFNIKKNKQTYKDVLLKNIKMKLNQTCNNIVKVNENYSDHNKQIQCIKKTPENFQAQNLKHSYSTFQFLKNPHKQNETNNNHSNTIHNDNIDHHMNNKNYLTTNEILSKEKKKKNIFNSQKFFIENIYLKQNELQSQLRNQQKEKNYISQQECEKYPHEDNDEKYPHDYKDEKYPHDNIDQSALLTNNQITPHIKNVQKKKRKKDNSITNSNKEDSNYNEHINNNSYYNLFNIDDSDIILNENNFVFNNIDKSIEDIKKISLQYKKKAFLFYL